In Prunus dulcis chromosome 2, ALMONDv2, whole genome shotgun sequence, a single genomic region encodes these proteins:
- the LOC117618318 gene encoding cytosolic invertase 1-like produces MCQRGLSPRVKEIFNELGGKRSVAAFGVIMILRGFFIDREVSWSYHNGGCWPTLLWLLTTACIRTGRPQTAKRAIEQVEQRLSKEGWPEYYDGKAGRYVRKQARKYKTWSISGYLVAKLMIENPANVSLIPLEEDKKIAKPRLTRSASF; encoded by the exons atgtgtcaaagaggcctaagcccacgtgtcaaagag ATTTTCAATGAGCTAGGTGGTAAGAGATCAGTGGCAGCCTTCGGTGTCATAATGATTCTCCGTGGCTTCTTCATCGACAG AGAAGTTTCATGGAGTTATCACAATGGTGGCTGTTGGCCAA CACTGTTGTGGTTGCTTACTACAGCATGTATCAGGACGGGGAGGCCTCAGACTGCTAAGAGAGCAATTGAACAGGTGGAGCAACGGCTCTCAAAAGAAGGGTGGCCAGAATACTATGACGGCAAGGCAGGGAGATATGTCAGGAAGCAAGCGAGGAAGTACAAGACCTGGAGCATCTCAGGATATCTGGTAGCTAAACTGATGATCGAGAACCCAGCCAATGTTTCACTAATCCCTCTTGAAGAGGACAAGAAGATAGCCAAGCCAAGGCTCACCCGCTCCGCTTCCTTTTGA